The DNA region CAGTGATTTCTGAAACAGCTGCTTTCTTGCCAGTAAAGTCAGCAATCTCATCAATGCACTCAATATTGATGAGTGTGGAGTCCATATCCATGGCCAGCACTTTCACCTCATCCGGCTTAAATCCTGGTGATAGAAAAGCTAAATCTGCATCATGCTCACCAGCAATATTTCGCATGGCAACCCTAGCTTCTGCTGTTAAAGCTTGATCGCAAGTCCAGAGAGCAGTGAAGTATTTCGAGTGCGCATGCTCTGCACTTTCCTTGGCAATCGAAATACCTAAGACTTTTGCATGCTCAATAAATGCAGTAGTTAATTCTGCAGGGATCGCAGTATTAGCCAGGACGACAAGTGTGAGGTGACTAGACATAGAGGGTTGGCAAACAATAATTAATTGGCTTGAGCAGTATTGAGCATGGCAGATGAATTCAGACTTCTGAGAATTTTCCGAATATGCTCCAAACGTTGCTCTAGTTTCTCAAAATCTTTCTCTTTCTGGGGAAGAATTTTTAATTTATCTTGGCCGTTGAGTTGGATATATTTTGATGATTGGATCAATTGAATGATCTTCATCGGGTCAATTGGTGGATTGGGAATGAACTGAATCTGTATCGATAACGGGCTAGCATCAATCTTCTTAATTCCAAAGCTGGCCATCTCTAGGCGTAAGCGATGGGTTTCATAAAGAGATTTAGCCTGGTCAGGTAAATCACCATAGCGATCTACTAGTTCCTCGCGCAATCCCATGAGTTCAGAAAAGTCATTTGTACCAGCAAAGCGCTTATACATGGAGAGTCGTTCGTGGACGTCAGGGCAATAGTCATTGGGAAAGAGAGCTGGCACACCTAAATTGACATCGGTTGTCGCTTGGAGTGGAGACAAGAGATCTGGCTCCTTACCGCTACGCAGCGATTTGACCGCGCGGTTAAGCATCTCGGTATAAAGCTGAAATCCAATCTCATGAATCTCACCGGACTGCTTATCCCCAAGAACTTCACCAGCACCACGAATCTCTAAATCGTGCATTGCCAAATAAAAACCAGATCCAAGCTCTTCCATCGCTTGAATAGCATTTAACCGTAATTGCGCTTGCTTGCTGAGGGCCTCAGGATCTGGCACTAGTAAATAGGCATAGGCCTGATGATGTGATCGCCCAACACGTCCCCGCAATTGATGCAACTGTGCCAAGCCAAACTTATCTGCACGATGCATGATGATGGTGTTAGCAGTAGGAACGTCAATACCGGTTTCAATAATGGTCGTACATAACAAGATGTTCGTGCGCTGAGTCACAAAATCACGCATGACCGATTCCAACTCACGTTCGTGCATTTGACCGTGCGCTACGCTAATGCGCGCTTCTGGAATGAGTTCTTGTAATGCGTGTTTACGATTTTGAATGGTTTCTACTTCGTTATGGAGGAAGTAGACCTGTCCACCGCGCTTAATCTCTCGAAGAACTGCTTCACGAATCACGCCATCACCTTCTCGTCGTACAAAGGTTTTGATGGCCAGGCGCTTCTGTGGAGCAGTTGCTATGACTGAAAACTCCCGCAAACCCTCCATCGCCATACCAAGAGTTCGTGGAATGGGGGTGGCGGTTAAAGTCAGGATATCTACTTCAGCACGCAATGCTTTGAGCGCATCTTTTTGACGGACACCAAAGCGATGTTCCTCATCCACAATGACTAAGCCTAAATTGGCGAACTGGGTTTCTTTAGATAGTAGCTTGTGAGTTCCGATAATGATGTCAGCCTCGCCCTTGCTAATAGCTTCTAAGGCAGCATTAATTTCTTTAGTGGTTCTGAAGCGGGAGAGTTCAACGACGCGCACAGGCCAATCAGCAAAGCGATCTTTCCAGGTTGCGACATGTTGTTCAGCGAGTAGAGTAGTTGGAGCCAGGATAGCCACCTGCTTGCCACCCATAACCGCAACAAAACTGGCGCGTAGGGCGACCTCTGTTTTACCAAAGCCTACATCACCACACACCAGTCTATCCATAGGCGTACCACTAGTCATATCCCCAATGACTGCCGCAATGGCATTAGCTTGATCGGGGGTTTCTTCAAAGCCAAAGCTTTCTGCAAACGCAGCGTAATCATGGGCTGAGAATTCAAAAGCGTGACCTTTACGAATGGCTCTAGCGGCATATAGATTTAAAAGCTCAGCTGCGGTATCGCGTATTTGTTGAGCGGCCTTACGTCTTGCCTTATCCCACTGGCCCGAGCCCAACTGATGCAATGGTGCCGAATCAGGATCGGAGCCAGCATATCGGGTAACCATTTGTAGTTGTTGAACTGGCACATAAAGAGTGGCATCCTTGGCGTAGACCAAGTGCAGAAACTCTTCAAAAATCGGCTCTTCTTTTGGTGGCGCTAAATTCAGAAGCACTAAACCTTGGTAACGACCAATCCCATGATCAGAATGCACAACCGGATCACCGATTTTGAGTTCAGATAAATCTTTAAAGAGCATATCTGGATCAGCGCTCTCACTCTCCTTACCCTTACGTCTTTGACGAGCAGTAGCTGTAAATAGCTCTGCCTCGGTTACGATAATTAAGTTTTCAGCGGACCAGGTGAAGCCATTAAATAATTGTGCTGTTACAAGGCCAAATAGAGCATCACTCTTAATAAAATCAGAGACGCCTTCAAAACCTTCTGGTTTCAGTGGATAGAGCGGTTTGCCATGTTGACCAGCTACTGAATTGCTCTCTTCAAAGAGTTGACGAATCGATTCTTTACGACCATTGCTATCGCTGCAAATGAGCAC from Polynucleobacter sp. AP-Elch-400A-B2 includes:
- the mfd gene encoding transcription-repair coupling factor, which produces MSDALKLAPPIPAPQAGQRFTFSGLVGSSDAALIAQSALRHRSDFSVMVIFCAQAQEAQRLLEEIPAFVPQLKTRLLPDWEILPYDHFSPHQDLVSERLATLYELLNGSCDIVLVPITTALQRLGPPNFLSGHTFFFRQGDKLNEVALKLQLQQAGYDPVSSVMRPGEYSIRGGLIDLFPMGSSLPYRLDLFGDEIEQIRAFDPDTQRSLYPVKEVRLLPGHEFPFDDASRTAFRGRWREVFEGDPTRCSIYKDANLGIPSAGIESYLPLFFEESSTVFDYFPRSGDPVWAVSIGDVEESIKGFWKDTVSRYEFLKHDLDRPILPPSELFLDADQFFIAAKPNARLALNKEADKDTKESPQFLAVPDLAVHRRDTDPINRLRTLVSQEKVRVLICSDSNGRKESIRQLFEESNSVAGQHGKPLYPLKPEGFEGVSDFIKSDALFGLVTAQLFNGFTWSAENLIIVTEAELFTATARQRRKGKESESADPDMLFKDLSELKIGDPVVHSDHGIGRYQGLVLLNLAPPKEEPIFEEFLHLVYAKDATLYVPVQQLQMVTRYAGSDPDSAPLHQLGSGQWDKARRKAAQQIRDTAAELLNLYAARAIRKGHAFEFSAHDYAAFAESFGFEETPDQANAIAAVIGDMTSGTPMDRLVCGDVGFGKTEVALRASFVAVMGGKQVAILAPTTLLAEQHVATWKDRFADWPVRVVELSRFRTTKEINAALEAISKGEADIIIGTHKLLSKETQFANLGLVIVDEEHRFGVRQKDALKALRAEVDILTLTATPIPRTLGMAMEGLREFSVIATAPQKRLAIKTFVRREGDGVIREAVLREIKRGGQVYFLHNEVETIQNRKHALQELIPEARISVAHGQMHERELESVMRDFVTQRTNILLCTTIIETGIDVPTANTIIMHRADKFGLAQLHQLRGRVGRSHHQAYAYLLVPDPEALSKQAQLRLNAIQAMEELGSGFYLAMHDLEIRGAGEVLGDKQSGEIHEIGFQLYTEMLNRAVKSLRSGKEPDLLSPLQATTDVNLGVPALFPNDYCPDVHERLSMYKRFAGTNDFSELMGLREELVDRYGDLPDQAKSLYETHRLRLEMASFGIKKIDASPLSIQIQFIPNPPIDPMKIIQLIQSSKYIQLNGQDKLKILPQKEKDFEKLEQRLEHIRKILRSLNSSAMLNTAQAN